Proteins co-encoded in one Corynebacterium tuberculostearicum genomic window:
- a CDS encoding glycosyltransferase family 4 protein, with translation MARILLVTNDFPPKIGGIQSYLRDFVATLDPRDVVVFASTQESPAKFDAAADYKVIRWPRRVMLPTPATVRRMQEIICAENIDIVWFGAAAPLALMGKAAKEAGATRVVATTHGHEVGWSMVPVARQCLRRIGDYADVITYISGYTLRRLRGPFGPHPRWEHLPSGVSVENFSPATPEQRAAAKAEFGVDGPTIVCISRFVPRKGQDQLLRAMPLVREEFPDAQLLLIGRGRYRAALVELADMYCPDAVIQEAESIDTALHAADVFAMPARTRGGGLDVEGLGIVYLEAQACGVPVIAGDSGGAPETVTGETGVVVKGSSVDELAKALKALLGDPHRRQQMGQAGRRHVEENWAWQIMGQRLRRLMS, from the coding sequence GTGGCTCGTATTCTGCTGGTAACTAATGACTTTCCACCCAAAATCGGCGGAATTCAATCTTACCTGCGTGATTTTGTAGCTACCTTGGACCCGCGCGATGTCGTGGTCTTTGCTTCTACGCAGGAGTCCCCGGCGAAATTTGATGCTGCGGCGGATTATAAGGTGATCCGTTGGCCCCGTCGCGTGATGTTGCCAACTCCAGCAACGGTGCGCCGTATGCAGGAGATTATCTGCGCCGAAAATATTGATATCGTCTGGTTCGGGGCAGCTGCGCCCCTTGCTCTGATGGGCAAGGCGGCCAAAGAGGCAGGAGCCACCCGTGTTGTGGCAACGACGCACGGACACGAAGTGGGGTGGTCGATGGTGCCCGTTGCCAGACAATGTCTGCGGCGTATTGGTGACTACGCTGACGTTATTACCTATATCTCCGGCTACACCTTGCGCCGCTTGCGAGGACCATTCGGTCCTCATCCTCGCTGGGAGCACCTGCCCTCTGGGGTGAGCGTGGAAAACTTTTCTCCGGCCACGCCAGAGCAACGCGCCGCCGCAAAGGCGGAATTCGGAGTCGATGGGCCGACCATCGTGTGCATTTCGCGCTTTGTACCGCGCAAGGGGCAGGATCAGCTTTTGCGCGCCATGCCCCTCGTGCGCGAGGAGTTTCCGGATGCGCAGCTGCTTCTCATCGGGAGGGGCCGCTACCGGGCTGCATTAGTGGAGTTAGCGGATATGTATTGTCCGGATGCAGTGATCCAAGAGGCCGAAAGTATCGATACGGCGCTGCACGCAGCCGACGTCTTTGCCATGCCCGCCCGTACTCGCGGCGGTGGACTAGATGTGGAAGGGCTCGGCATTGTCTATTTGGAAGCGCAAGCGTGCGGTGTGCCAGTCATCGCTGGCGATTCTGGCGGAGCGCCTGAGACGGTGACGGGGGAGACCGGGGTCGTCGTCAAGGGCTCTTCTGTGGACGAACTGGCTAAGGCGTTGAAGGCCTTGCTAGGTGATCCGCACCGTAGACAGCAGATGGGGCAAGCAGGCCGCCGCCATGTGGAGGAGAATTGGGCATGGCAGATTATGGGGCAGCGTTTGCGTCGGCTGATGTCTTGA
- a CDS encoding polyadenylate-specific 3'-exoribonuclease AS: MRYFYDTEFIEDGQTIELVSIGIVGENGSEYYAVSTDFDPAKANSWVKDNVLDKLPSPRDPVWKPLDTIRSEVLEFLTQSSTPVELWAWVGAYDHVVLAQLWGDMAGLPKRLPRYTRELKQYWEFAGRPGLPAVPKGNHDALVDARHNLAKFRACAQVLPLSKGNRINI; the protein is encoded by the coding sequence GTGCGCTACTTCTATGACACCGAATTTATTGAGGATGGACAGACCATTGAATTGGTCTCCATCGGCATCGTCGGTGAGAATGGCAGCGAATATTACGCTGTGTCCACGGATTTTGATCCCGCCAAGGCCAATTCTTGGGTGAAGGATAATGTATTGGATAAGCTGCCGAGCCCGCGCGATCCAGTGTGGAAGCCTTTGGATACAATCCGCTCGGAGGTCCTAGAATTCCTGACGCAGAGCTCGACTCCGGTAGAGCTGTGGGCTTGGGTCGGTGCTTATGATCACGTGGTGTTGGCACAGTTGTGGGGAGATATGGCCGGTTTGCCAAAGCGCCTGCCGCGCTACACCCGCGAGCTTAAGCAGTATTGGGAGTTTGCAGGCCGCCCGGGCCTGCCCGCAGTGCCCAAGGGGAATCACGATGCGCTTGTCGACGCCCGCCATAACCTCGCCAAGTTCCGCGCCTGCGCCCAAGTGCTTCCGCTCTCTAAAGGCAATAGAATTAATATCTAG
- the qcrB gene encoding cytochrome bc1 complex cytochrome b subunit has product MSNKLAQMGNNMDERYSAAGVLRTQINKVFPTHWSFMLGEMALYSFIILVLTGIYLALFFDPSITKVIYDGTYAPLNGVEMSRAYATALDISFEVRGGLFVRQMHHWAALLFMMSMVAHMLRIFFTGAFRRPREANWIIGCALILLGMIEGFLGYSLPDDLLSGVGLRIMSAIILGLPIIGTWLHWAIFSGDFPSDLMLDRFYILHVLVIPGIILGLIAAHLIMVWFQKHTQFPGPGRAENNVVGVRIMPVFATKAIGMGMMVAGVLALMSGLLTINAIWNLGPYNPSQVSAGSQPDIYMLWTDGVARVMPAWELYIGNYTIPSAFWVALLCGLMVVLLMAYPFLEKKFTGDDAHHNLLQRPRDVPTRSAIGAAAIVFFLLVTLSGGNDHVANFFQISLNAMTWVGRIGLIVLPPIAYFMTYRICVGLQRSDREVLEHGIETGVIKQMPNGAFIEVHQPLGPVDAEGHPVPLEYAGAQVPKQLNQLGLADSETQGAFSPDDAAIMHRVHEIHTDNHNEEAEMFRRLNEANRREDEENGRI; this is encoded by the coding sequence ATGAGCAATAAACTCGCCCAAATGGGCAACAATATGGATGAGCGCTATAGCGCCGCCGGCGTGCTGAGGACTCAGATAAACAAGGTCTTCCCGACCCACTGGTCCTTCATGCTCGGTGAGATGGCGCTATACAGCTTCATCATTCTTGTACTGACCGGTATCTACTTGGCGCTGTTCTTTGACCCTTCCATCACGAAGGTCATTTACGACGGCACCTACGCACCGCTTAATGGTGTGGAAATGTCCCGCGCCTACGCCACCGCGTTGGATATTTCTTTCGAGGTTCGTGGCGGCCTGTTCGTTCGTCAGATGCACCACTGGGCGGCACTGCTGTTCATGATGTCCATGGTTGCGCACATGCTGCGTATCTTCTTCACCGGTGCATTCCGACGTCCCCGTGAAGCCAACTGGATTATCGGTTGCGCGCTGATCCTTCTGGGCATGATCGAGGGCTTCCTCGGTTACTCCCTGCCGGACGATCTTCTCTCCGGTGTCGGTCTGCGTATTATGTCCGCCATCATCCTCGGCCTGCCGATTATCGGCACCTGGCTGCACTGGGCAATCTTCAGTGGCGACTTCCCGTCTGACCTGATGCTGGATCGCTTCTACATCCTGCACGTCCTGGTTATTCCGGGCATCATCCTGGGTCTGATTGCAGCCCACCTCATCATGGTCTGGTTCCAGAAGCACACTCAGTTCCCTGGACCGGGTCGCGCAGAGAATAACGTCGTCGGCGTGCGCATTATGCCTGTCTTCGCTACTAAGGCAATCGGTATGGGCATGATGGTTGCTGGCGTACTGGCACTGATGTCGGGCCTTCTGACCATCAACGCTATTTGGAACCTTGGACCGTATAACCCATCCCAGGTCTCTGCCGGTTCCCAGCCAGATATTTACATGCTGTGGACCGATGGTGTCGCCCGCGTCATGCCAGCGTGGGAGCTCTACATCGGCAACTACACCATTCCTTCCGCATTCTGGGTTGCCCTGCTGTGCGGCCTTATGGTTGTCCTGCTGATGGCGTACCCGTTCCTAGAGAAGAAGTTCACCGGCGACGATGCACACCACAACTTGCTGCAGCGTCCGCGGGATGTACCTACCCGCTCTGCTATTGGTGCGGCTGCCATCGTATTCTTCCTGCTGGTCACCCTGTCCGGTGGTAACGACCACGTAGCCAACTTCTTCCAGATTTCGCTGAACGCTATGACTTGGGTTGGTCGTATCGGCCTCATCGTGCTACCTCCGATTGCGTACTTCATGACCTACCGTATTTGCGTTGGTCTGCAGCGCTCTGACCGCGAGGTACTGGAGCACGGTATTGAAACCGGCGTCATCAAGCAAATGCCGAATGGTGCCTTCATTGAGGTCCACCAGCCGCTTGGGCCGGTTGATGCGGAAGGCCACCCGGTTCCACTTGAGTACGCAGGTGCTCAGGTTCCGAAGCAGCTCAACCAGCTTGGTCTTGCCGATTCTGAGACCCAGGGTGCTTTCAGCCCCGATGATGCGGCAATCATGCATCGAGTCCACGAAATCCACACGGATAACCACAATGAGGAGGCGGAGATGTTCCGCCGACTCAACGAGGCCAACCGCCGTGAGGACGAGGAAAACGGCCGCATCTAA
- a CDS encoding C40 family peptidase has translation MAQHRRQGTVNTRRIASTAALAATAAVVAPGVAQAAEVVVPNTDYRFEVAGLENVPNIDQAPNIDRYVPSLGKVSNQQHTNYAAAGHKPAAPAQQTVGQKALAAARSVIGSPYVYGAAGPNAFDCSGLTSWAYAQAGKQIPRTSQAQASAGTPVPLDQLQPGDIVAYYGGASHVGIYTGHGTIIDALNSGVPVQERDLNYMPIHSAVRF, from the coding sequence GTGGCACAGCACCGTCGTCAGGGCACTGTTAATACCCGTCGTATTGCATCTACTGCAGCACTCGCTGCAACCGCAGCCGTCGTCGCACCAGGCGTCGCACAGGCAGCTGAGGTTGTCGTACCTAATACCGACTACCGCTTTGAGGTAGCAGGTCTTGAAAATGTCCCGAACATTGACCAGGCCCCAAACATTGACCGCTACGTACCGTCCTTGGGCAAGGTTTCCAACCAGCAGCACACCAACTACGCAGCAGCCGGTCATAAGCCGGCCGCTCCAGCACAGCAGACCGTCGGCCAGAAGGCGCTCGCAGCAGCTCGCTCCGTTATCGGCTCCCCGTATGTTTACGGCGCTGCTGGTCCGAACGCCTTTGACTGCTCCGGTCTAACCAGCTGGGCTTACGCTCAGGCCGGCAAGCAGATCCCGCGTACCTCTCAGGCTCAGGCTTCCGCTGGTACCCCAGTACCGCTGGACCAGCTGCAGCCGGGTGACATCGTCGCTTACTACGGTGGCGCTTCCCACGTCGGTATCTACACCGGCCACGGAACCATTATTGACGCCCTGAATTCTGGCGTCCCAGTTCAGGAGCGCGACCTGAACTACATGCCGATCCACTCGGCCGTTCGCTTCTAA
- a CDS encoding ROK family protein produces the protein MLENNSADLTIGFDVGGTNVRGGVITREGKILASRTIPTSMDAEQLEADIVGIVDELRADYEVDAVGLALAGFLDPSCEVVRFAPHLPWRHANVRESLSQKLGMHVRLEHDANSAAWGEWCFGAGRGAEDWVFFAVGTGIGATLMTHDTIYRGAFGTAPEFGHIVVVPNGRQCSCGKRGCLERYASGTALPDTCADLRASYETALPTDPTGKEITQAARRGDPLAVAVMEDFSRWLGQGLSIVADVLDPELIVLGGGVSQDADLYLKGAVQAMGQDIVGAGHRPLVRVATAELGSAAGMIGVADLARSGR, from the coding sequence ATGCTTGAGAACAACTCCGCCGATCTGACTATCGGCTTCGACGTCGGTGGCACCAACGTGCGCGGTGGAGTGATCACTCGGGAGGGGAAAATCCTCGCCAGTCGCACAATCCCCACGTCGATGGACGCCGAGCAGCTGGAAGCTGACATTGTGGGCATCGTCGATGAGCTACGCGCTGATTATGAGGTCGACGCTGTTGGCTTAGCTTTAGCAGGCTTTCTCGATCCTAGCTGTGAAGTGGTGCGCTTTGCCCCGCATTTACCATGGCGGCACGCCAACGTGAGGGAATCGCTATCGCAAAAGCTTGGTATGCATGTGCGCTTGGAGCACGATGCTAATTCAGCAGCATGGGGAGAGTGGTGCTTTGGCGCTGGCCGGGGCGCCGAGGATTGGGTTTTCTTTGCAGTGGGTACCGGAATTGGGGCCACGCTGATGACGCACGACACCATTTACCGCGGTGCATTTGGAACCGCCCCAGAGTTTGGGCATATCGTCGTGGTGCCCAATGGGCGGCAGTGCTCGTGTGGTAAGCGGGGCTGTTTGGAGCGATACGCTTCCGGTACGGCATTGCCGGATACCTGTGCGGATTTGCGTGCTAGCTATGAAACTGCGTTGCCGACTGATCCAACGGGTAAGGAGATTACCCAGGCGGCGCGCCGTGGCGATCCCCTTGCGGTAGCGGTGATGGAAGATTTCAGCCGGTGGTTGGGTCAGGGTTTGTCCATCGTTGCCGATGTACTCGATCCCGAGCTTATCGTGCTGGGCGGCGGTGTATCACAAGATGCAGACTTGTACCTTAAGGGCGCTGTCCAAGCGATGGGGCAGGATATTGTCGGGGCAGGGCACCGCCCCCTCGTACGTGTTGCCACCGCAGAATTGGGTTCCGCAGCGGGTATGATTGGCGTAGCCGATTTGGCCCGCAGTGGCCGTTAG
- the qcrC gene encoding cytochrome bc1 complex diheme cytochrome c subunit, producing the protein MMDNNSQSVAVEQTTAAAKKTRRRRKAKRTLAGGFALAIGLSGAGVLASALTPDAQVATAEKDDQALVQEGKDIYDTACITCHGANLQGIEGRGPSLVGIGAGSVYFQVHSGRMPMMSNDAQAERKAPRYTEQQTLALAAYVAANGGGPDIVYNDDGSVAQESLRGANYNGEIQAEDVAKGSELFRMNCASCHNFTGQGGALSSGKFAPELAPANEQEIYQAMLTGPQNMPKFSDRQLTADEKKDIIAYLKSAKETPSPAGWDLGGLGPVAEGLAMWIIGISALCAAAMWIGSRS; encoded by the coding sequence ATGATGGATAACAATTCGCAGTCCGTGGCAGTGGAGCAGACCACTGCGGCGGCTAAGAAGACCCGCCGTCGCCGTAAGGCGAAGCGCACCCTAGCCGGTGGCTTCGCTTTGGCGATTGGCCTGTCCGGTGCGGGCGTCTTGGCTTCTGCCTTGACCCCGGACGCTCAGGTCGCCACGGCGGAAAAAGATGACCAAGCCCTCGTGCAAGAGGGCAAGGACATTTATGACACCGCTTGTATCACCTGCCACGGTGCCAATCTGCAGGGCATCGAAGGCCGCGGTCCGTCCCTCGTAGGTATTGGCGCCGGTTCCGTGTACTTCCAGGTGCACTCCGGCCGTATGCCGATGATGTCTAACGACGCACAGGCAGAGCGCAAGGCTCCGCGTTACACCGAGCAGCAGACGCTAGCACTGGCTGCATATGTTGCAGCCAACGGTGGCGGCCCTGACATTGTCTATAACGACGACGGAAGCGTTGCCCAGGAATCACTGCGCGGTGCCAACTACAATGGCGAGATCCAGGCTGAAGATGTTGCGAAGGGCTCTGAGCTCTTCCGCATGAACTGCGCATCTTGCCACAACTTCACCGGCCAGGGCGGCGCGCTGTCCTCCGGTAAGTTCGCTCCGGAGCTCGCTCCGGCAAACGAACAGGAAATCTACCAGGCGATGCTGACCGGTCCACAGAATATGCCTAAGTTCTCCGACCGTCAGCTAACTGCAGATGAGAAGAAGGACATCATTGCCTACCTCAAGTCTGCAAAGGAAACTCCGTCTCCTGCCGGTTGGGACCTTGGTGGTCTCGGCCCAGTAGCGGAAGGCCTGGCAATGTGGATTATCGGCATTAGCGCCCTGTGCGCCGCTGCTATGTGGATTGGATCGCGCTCATGA
- a CDS encoding glycosyltransferase 87 family protein yields the protein MKKSLWFTALPLCLSALVALWWLIDIPELFSGHFSAYYHIDLDVYREGGAGFGSDLYAKDYLVGSNRDVSLPFTYPPFAALLFTPLSWLPLTAASILVSVASFAALWACVALILRSIKCSGWAAWALLAAMLTEPITETFSFGQVNILLSALVVVDILWLRPGRGRGVLTGIAMAIKLTPAVFLAVFFVRREWRAFFSSLGAFFAAGLIAFACNPHSSIQYWSETLRDSNRIGGLAYSSNQSLRGFFSRLAPEHAEKLWLIAVLVVIAIVWFVMERLSHGNKSVLMLLAASVSLLCSPVSWSHHFTWLVLAGVLLAAQRRWKLAALTWLALWARGHWLVPHTNDQELDWAWWQHIVGNDYVIVTALLVLCSLPLALRRAGAYQSAAEPMSNRG from the coding sequence GTGAAGAAGTCTCTGTGGTTTACTGCTCTACCCTTGTGCCTTTCCGCTCTCGTGGCCCTTTGGTGGCTCATTGATATACCGGAGCTTTTCTCAGGACACTTTTCCGCCTACTACCACATTGACCTTGACGTTTACCGCGAAGGAGGCGCTGGTTTTGGCAGCGACCTCTACGCCAAGGACTATCTCGTAGGCAGCAATCGCGACGTCTCCCTCCCCTTTACTTACCCGCCGTTCGCGGCGTTGCTCTTTACCCCACTGAGCTGGCTCCCTCTTACCGCCGCAAGCATCCTTGTATCCGTCGCCTCTTTTGCCGCACTCTGGGCCTGCGTAGCGCTCATCCTTCGCTCCATTAAGTGCTCCGGATGGGCAGCTTGGGCACTACTGGCTGCCATGCTCACCGAACCTATTACGGAGACCTTTAGCTTCGGCCAGGTAAATATCCTACTCTCCGCCCTCGTGGTGGTAGACATCCTCTGGCTCCGTCCAGGCCGCGGACGAGGCGTGCTTACCGGTATCGCCATGGCTATCAAGCTCACCCCCGCAGTATTTCTTGCTGTGTTCTTTGTCCGCCGCGAGTGGCGCGCGTTTTTCAGCTCACTCGGCGCTTTCTTCGCAGCCGGACTAATCGCCTTTGCCTGCAATCCGCACAGCTCGATTCAGTACTGGAGCGAGACATTGCGCGATTCCAACCGCATTGGTGGGTTGGCTTATAGCTCCAATCAGTCACTGCGTGGCTTCTTTAGCCGCCTTGCCCCCGAGCACGCAGAAAAGCTATGGCTCATAGCCGTTCTCGTCGTCATTGCCATCGTGTGGTTTGTCATGGAGCGACTCTCCCATGGAAACAAGTCCGTTCTCATGCTGCTGGCTGCATCAGTATCACTACTTTGCTCGCCGGTGTCCTGGTCGCACCATTTCACTTGGCTGGTACTGGCTGGCGTCCTTCTTGCAGCCCAACGCCGGTGGAAGCTCGCCGCACTAACGTGGCTGGCCCTTTGGGCTCGCGGACATTGGCTCGTTCCCCACACCAATGACCAAGAGCTGGATTGGGCATGGTGGCAACACATCGTGGGCAACGACTACGTCATCGTTACCGCTCTGCTGGTTCTTTGCTCGCTACCATTGGCTCTACGGCGGGCCGGCGCTTATCAATCCGCGGCGGAACCAATGTCCAACCGAGGATAG
- the qcrA gene encoding cytochrome bc1 complex Rieske iron-sulfur subunit, which translates to MSNVKKNYTNAELDKMSNDELAALGTELDDVTVAFRKERFPVDGDPAEKRAGRNVAIWLFLSVIGGLGFLGVYLFWPWQYKQLGEEGHIWHTLYTPLLGITAGLAICGLGIAIVQYVKKILPEEISVQRRHDGPSEEVDRRTLTALLNDSWKTSTLGRRKTVQGLLGGAGVLFGLTVIAPLCGAIKNPWKVRHNMNYAGDGTLWTSGWTLHNEGVKLYLARDTGAIAEKHSGETGEHYTTKGVTRLVRVRPEDLAAGGMETVFPLAEEDVNDGDKYDAERDVYEHHMHSIHGNRNAVMLIRLRHDDAQKAIEREGQEDFHHGDYYAYSKICTHIGCPTSLYEAQTNRILCPCHQSQFDALHYGKPVFGPAARALPQLPITVDDEGYLVAQGNFIEPVGPAFWERKS; encoded by the coding sequence ATGAGCAATGTGAAGAAGAATTACACTAATGCTGAGCTCGACAAGATGAGCAACGATGAACTCGCTGCTCTGGGTACCGAGCTCGATGATGTCACCGTTGCGTTCCGCAAGGAGCGTTTCCCCGTTGATGGTGACCCTGCTGAAAAGCGTGCTGGACGTAATGTGGCCATCTGGCTCTTCTTGTCCGTCATTGGCGGTCTGGGCTTCCTTGGCGTTTACCTATTCTGGCCATGGCAGTACAAGCAGCTAGGGGAGGAGGGCCACATTTGGCATACTCTCTACACCCCGTTGCTTGGTATTACCGCCGGACTGGCTATTTGCGGATTGGGCATCGCCATTGTTCAGTACGTTAAGAAGATTCTCCCAGAAGAAATCTCCGTACAGCGCCGCCACGACGGTCCTTCCGAAGAGGTTGACCGCCGTACCCTGACCGCTCTTCTGAATGATTCTTGGAAGACCTCTACTCTGGGTCGCCGTAAGACCGTCCAAGGTCTGCTTGGCGGCGCCGGCGTGCTGTTTGGCCTGACCGTGATTGCTCCGCTCTGCGGCGCAATCAAGAACCCATGGAAGGTTCGCCACAACATGAACTACGCCGGCGACGGTACCCTGTGGACTTCCGGTTGGACCCTGCACAATGAAGGCGTCAAGCTCTACTTGGCGCGCGACACCGGTGCTATCGCCGAGAAGCACTCCGGTGAAACCGGTGAGCACTACACCACCAAGGGCGTAACCCGTCTGGTTCGTGTGCGCCCGGAGGACCTGGCGGCAGGCGGTATGGAAACCGTCTTCCCGCTGGCAGAAGAAGACGTCAACGATGGCGACAAGTACGATGCCGAGCGCGATGTCTACGAGCACCACATGCACTCGATTCATGGCAACCGCAATGCGGTCATGCTGATTCGCCTGCGTCACGACGACGCCCAGAAGGCAATCGAGCGCGAAGGGCAAGAAGACTTCCACCACGGCGACTACTACGCCTACTCCAAGATCTGTACCCACATCGGTTGCCCGACCTCTTTGTACGAGGCTCAGACCAACCGAATCCTGTGCCCGTGCCACCAGTCGCAGTTCGACGCTTTGCACTACGGCAAGCCGGTCTTCGGTCCTGCTGCTCGTGCACTGCCACAGCTGCCTATCACGGTGGATGACGAGGGCTACCTCGTAGCACAGGGCAACTTCATTGAGCCTGTCGGCCCGGCATTCTGGGAGCGTAAGTCATAA
- a CDS encoding C40 family peptidase → MSKRILPAAALVSALAVTSVSGISQVVAQEAAPRQESTTEDVDALVERVGEVARKVSAKNEEVKELELELENKQAEVADSERAAADAQSRADGAKGDVSAQQEKVNGIAQSRYRGDSRSAVSGALAAEDPSDAVERMGYLGALSRKAQRTLDAKSNAATMAEDEKHKAAAAVDKVREEKKALEEQREVLLKEKEELEKQQKDIEKQVDALDEQQRKAWESQFGGSDKPKVDLGDVADGAASAALSKLGAPYGWGAAGPDQFDCSGLMFWAYQQIGKSIPRTSQAQIAGGTSVPLEDLQPGDIVGYYPGVTHVGMYIGNGQVVHASTYGVPVQVVPLKSMPITGTARY, encoded by the coding sequence GTGTCTAAACGAATACTTCCTGCAGCTGCGCTAGTATCAGCTCTTGCTGTTACGTCTGTGTCCGGAATTTCGCAGGTAGTTGCCCAAGAGGCTGCCCCGCGCCAAGAGTCCACCACTGAAGATGTGGATGCATTGGTCGAGCGCGTAGGTGAGGTCGCGCGCAAAGTTTCCGCCAAGAATGAGGAAGTAAAAGAGCTAGAACTCGAGCTCGAAAACAAGCAGGCTGAGGTCGCGGACTCTGAGCGTGCAGCGGCCGACGCGCAATCTCGTGCGGACGGTGCTAAGGGCGATGTTTCCGCACAGCAAGAGAAGGTCAATGGCATTGCGCAGTCTCGCTATCGCGGTGATTCCCGCTCCGCTGTGTCGGGAGCGCTGGCGGCAGAAGATCCTTCGGATGCTGTAGAGCGCATGGGCTACCTTGGTGCCCTGTCCCGTAAGGCCCAACGCACTCTTGATGCTAAATCGAACGCCGCGACCATGGCAGAAGACGAAAAGCACAAGGCTGCGGCTGCTGTGGACAAGGTACGCGAAGAAAAGAAGGCCCTAGAAGAGCAGCGCGAGGTCCTCCTGAAGGAAAAGGAGGAGCTAGAAAAGCAACAAAAGGACATCGAGAAGCAGGTCGATGCCCTTGATGAGCAGCAGCGCAAGGCATGGGAGAGCCAGTTCGGCGGCTCTGACAAGCCAAAAGTGGACTTAGGTGATGTTGCTGACGGAGCAGCTTCGGCCGCGCTGTCCAAACTAGGTGCGCCCTATGGCTGGGGCGCAGCGGGCCCAGATCAATTTGACTGTTCTGGTTTGATGTTCTGGGCTTATCAGCAGATTGGAAAGTCTATTCCGCGCACCTCGCAGGCACAGATTGCCGGCGGTACTTCGGTACCGCTAGAAGATCTGCAGCCGGGCGATATCGTGGGATACTACCCAGGCGTTACTCACGTGGGCATGTACATAGGTAATGGTCAAGTCGTGCACGCCTCTACCTATGGCGTACCTGTCCAGGTAGTGCCGCTTAAGTCCATGCCGATTACCGGAACGGCGCGTTACTAA
- a CDS encoding lysophospholipid acyltransferase family protein — translation MKNKWYWTFKHIFFGPALRVWNRPWTEGIEKIPSEGPAILVSNHQAVMDSFFFPLVCPRQITFPAKSEYFTTPGLVGGLQKWFFTSVGQVPIERDSEDAGDAIVETAGGILSRGDLFGIYPEGTRSPDGRVYKGRTGMARIAMETNQPVFPIAMINSRKANPIGSWIPRPFKVGVRVGDPIWPHDWAKERGMNPAEHDTVRAFTDFVMHNLAELSDQPYVDVYASDVKASLKAGHGYPAGAEYKGR, via the coding sequence ATGAAAAACAAATGGTACTGGACTTTTAAGCACATCTTTTTCGGACCCGCCCTGCGCGTATGGAATCGCCCATGGACTGAGGGAATAGAAAAAATCCCTTCTGAAGGGCCCGCGATTTTGGTGTCAAACCACCAGGCCGTTATGGATTCCTTCTTCTTTCCGCTGGTGTGCCCCCGCCAAATTACCTTTCCGGCTAAGTCGGAGTACTTTACTACCCCCGGGCTAGTCGGTGGGTTACAGAAATGGTTTTTTACCTCGGTGGGCCAAGTGCCCATTGAGCGCGATAGCGAAGACGCCGGCGACGCCATTGTGGAGACCGCCGGGGGTATTTTGTCTCGCGGCGATCTCTTCGGCATCTATCCGGAAGGCACCCGCTCGCCAGACGGACGCGTGTACAAAGGCCGTACCGGTATGGCGCGCATTGCAATGGAGACCAACCAGCCGGTATTTCCCATCGCGATGATCAATTCTCGCAAGGCTAATCCCATTGGCTCGTGGATCCCGCGCCCGTTTAAGGTCGGCGTGCGGGTAGGTGATCCTATCTGGCCGCATGACTGGGCAAAGGAGCGCGGCATGAATCCAGCGGAGCATGACACTGTCCGTGCCTTCACGGACTTTGTGATGCATAATTTGGCCGAGTTGAGCGATCAGCCTTATGTTGACGTGTACGCCTCCGATGTGAAGGCTTCGCTCAAAGCCGGCCATGGTTACCCCGCCGGCGCTGAATACAAGGGGAGGTAA